Proteins co-encoded in one Salvia splendens isolate huo1 chromosome 4, SspV2, whole genome shotgun sequence genomic window:
- the LOC121800864 gene encoding uncharacterized protein LOC121800864, translating into MYLVGYVDASEIEPPPPPQHTSKLPPLSHESLPKSLQPLNQTFHSSITVAAPYHSFLPSLQQHKISPQIPIQGNLANSIPVHVLLLNLLVELMKFLNRTEQRIKNHPFQSIANSENSSTKKRGKGREKPQPLSFTAYPSQIVEG; encoded by the exons ATGTATCTCGTCGGTTATGTCGACGCTTCTG aaatcgaACCACCCCCCCCCCCTCAACACACGTCTAAACTGCCCCCTCTATCTCATGAAtctctccccaaatctctccaaCCTCTTAATCAAACCTTCCACTCCTCTATAACAGTTGCTGCACCATACCATTCGTTCCTCCCATCTCTGCAGCAACACAAGATTTCTCCTCAAATTCCTATTCAAGGTAATCTTGCAAACTCCATCCCTGTACACGTTTTGCTTCTAAATCTACTCGTCGAACTCATGAAATTTTTGAATAGGACCGAACAGAGAATCAAGAACCATCCTTTTCAAAGCATTGCAAATTCTGAAAACTCATCCACGAAG AAACGAGGGAAAGGAAGAGAGAAGCCACAACCTCTATCATTTACAGCTTACCCGTCACAAATTGTTGAAG gttga